In Flammeovirgaceae bacterium, the sequence GTATTAAACTAAAGTTTATGTTTCACAATGTAGTTTGGTCACGGGGGACAGTTCGGAGCAGGTCGGGCTTAACATTCCGCTGCGCTTCATTTTTAAGCCCTCCTATTCCCCACACTGCATAAACCCAAACGTTGTGCACCATGCGGTTGGACAAAATAATCTTACGCATCTGGTGACAACGTAAACGAAACAAATTCATCCCCGCATACAATTACGGCAGACAAGCAATCAATTACGTTCGGGCTTCACACTGCGACCGCGCGACAATCAAGTTTCAAAATTACATTCCGGCTTTCGGGACAGTTACGGCTTCGGTCGACAATGACTGACTAAAACAAAATACATCGGACTCATTTACGCGGACTATTTTGCAGCTGGTCGACAAGCTTTCACACCGCAGAGAGTTTCGGGATTTCTCCCCCGCGCACGTGTTGGCACCGTACAGTCCGTCTATTACGTGGACTTAGAATAAGTTTCAAAATAAAGTTCTGGTTTGCCGACAGCAATTTATCTTTATACAACGTACGACAGACCGCACGGTGCACAACAACAAGTTTGCGCAACGGCTGGTTGACGACCAACTATTTAGTATATTTACTTTACAACGTTTGGTTTCGTGGGACATGGACTGTTTCATTAACAGCCGATGCACAAACTCAAACGTTGTGCACAATGCCGCTGGACAGTTCAGTCCAACTTAAAACGAGTGACATCTTGACAGTCATTTCAAGTTGGCACGACAATAGACAAAGGATTACGAAACAATTTCGACTATGGCTGACTTTAGCGACAAACAAATACAGGACGTTTGGAATAAAGGAACGACTGTTGAGAACTATGACAGTGTAAAATATAGAAAGGATGTATGCGGAGCTTTGGATGCAACGCGACAAGTACGGGAAAGAGGAAACTTTAGGCTGGGAAATAGACCATGTTTATCCAGAGTCAAAAGGGGTGATGAGACCTTAATAAATCTCAGACCTATGCATTGGGAAAATAATAGAAGTAAAGCAGACGACTTTCCATCCTACACTGCAGTAAAGACATCGAATGATACGAAGAATGTTGACAAAGAAGAGCGCAAAACGGTGAATGATGCGCTGCTAGCAGAGTTGAAAAAATTATACAGACTTAAATAGACATTAAATATTCTCCGAGAATGTATGCAAACGCTACATTGTCGGAGATGGCAAAGCGGCTGATTGCGACAGACTGATAATCTGTTAGTCCGAAAGGACTCGGGGTTCGAATCCCTCTCTCACCGCTACACACATTGGGGACAGGCACGAATCAAGTTAGACGATTGGTGCTTGTCCCCTAATGGTTTATAGACGTCATAATTCCCATTTGAGACTTATTCCAAATTTGAGACTAAAATTTGCAGCTAGTAAATTTATTAGTAGTGATTGAAACCATAGTGAAATAAGAATAGTTATTATTGTGGTATAAATTTACCACACATAAAACAAGAACTAGTTATGAAACATTTCCATCAGTTTATAAAGGAAAAGAGGATGGAGAAAGAGGTCTCTTTAAGACATCTGTAGACAACGTGAACTTTGACCCATCAAACTGGAGCAAGGTTGAACAAGAGGTTTGGCCGACCCTCCAAGAAGTGCTGAAATTTAGATAGAATAGCTAATGTTCGGCTTTTAATGAGGAAGAACGGCTTCGGTGTGACAATGACTGACTTAAAACAAAATAATGACTCAATACCTCAAGATTTAAGACCTCAAGAAAATTTTCTTGAAAAGTTTCAATATTTCTTTAGCGCACGTGTTGGCAAAACAAACGACGTGGAATTAAAGAAATTAAGTAAGACAAAATGAGAGTTCTGCTTTATGGTCTTTAAACAGCAATTTAACTTTATTCAACGTACAAACTGACGAAGCACGGTGCACAACAACAAGTTTGAAACAACGGCTGGTTGACGACCAAATATTTAGTATATTTACTTTACAACGTTTGGTTTCGTGGGACATGGACTGTTTCATTAACAGCCGATGCACAAACTCAAACGTTGTGCACAATGCCGCTGGACAGTTCAGTCCAACTTAAAACGAGTGACATCTTGACAGTCATTTCAAGTTGGCACGACAATAGACAAAGGATTACGAAACAATTTCGACTATGGCTGACTTTAGCGACAAACAAATACAGGACGTTTGGAATAAAGGAACGACTGTTGAGAACTATGACAGTGTAAAATATAGAAAGGATGTATGCGGAGCTTGGATGCAACGCGACAAGTACGGGAAAGAGGAAACTTTAGGCTGGGAAATAGACCATGTTTATCCAGAGTCAAAAGGGGGTGATGAGACCTTAATAAATCTCAGACCTATGCATTGGGAAAATAATAGAAGTAAAGCAGACGACTTTCCATCCTACACTGCAGTAAAGACATCGAATGATACGAAGAATGTTGACAAAGAAGAGCGCAAAACGGTGAATGATGCGCTGCTAGCAGAGTTGAAAAAATTATACAGACTTAAATAGACATTAAATATTCTCCGAGAATGTATGCAAACGCTACATTGTCGGAGATGGCAGAGCGGCTGATTGCGACAGACTGATAATCTGTTAGTCCGAAAGGACTCGGGGGTTCGAATCCCTCTCTCACCGCTACACACATTGGGGACAGGCACGAATCAAGTTAGACGATTGGTGCTTGTCCCCTAATGGTTTATAGACGTCATAATTCCCATTTGAGACTTATTCCAAATTTGAGACTAAAATTTGCAGCTAGTAAATTTATTAGTAGTGATTGAAACCATAGTGAAATAAGAATAGTTATTATTGTGGTATAAATTTACCACACATAAAACAAGAACTAGTTATGAAACATTTCCATCAGTTTATAAAGGAAAAGAGGATGGAGAAAGAGGTCTCTTTAAGACAATTCTGTAGAGAAGCTGAACTTGACCCATCAAACTGGAGCAAGGTTGAACGAGGTTTGGCCGACCCTCCAAGAAGTGCTGAAATTTTAGATAGAATAGCTAATGTCTTAAATTTTAATGAGGAAGAAATTGTGACAATGAAGGACTTAGCCTTAATTGACTCAATACCTCAAGATTTAAGACCTCAAGAAAATGTTCTTGAAAAATTACCAATATTCTTTAGAACCGTCCGTGGAGAAAAACCAAACGAAGAAGAATTAAAGAAATTAATTAAGACAATTATTGAGAGTTAAGCTTTATGGTCTTTAAACATTATAGCTTTAACTCTATTCGGGACAAAGCTGACGAAGTTAGGTCACAGTATTGGAAAGGAAACAAAATCCCCGTTGACATTGACAAAATAATAGAATTTGGGTTTGGCCTAGAAGTTAGACCAGTTGCTGGACTTAAGAGTCAACTTGATATCGAAGGAATGCTTTCTAACGACCTATCGGTAATCTTTGTCGACAACAATATGTTTAGTGACGCAAGATTTGAATCAAGACTTAGATTCACTCTTGCCCATGAACTAGGACATCTTATCCTTCATCGTGAATTCTATGAAAGTGTAGAGTTCAAATCTCCTGAGGATTGGTTTAAGTTAATGGAAGGGATTGACCAGGCAGACTTAAGTTGGTATGAAACTCATGCCAACGAGTTTGCTGGACGCCTTCTTGTTCCGCCTGACCATTTGGAAAATGAAATCAAAAGCCTTCAAGAGGACATTGAAAAAGTTTACAAGAAAGCAAAAGAGCAAGGACTTGGGGAAGAAACAGACAAGTGGGTACAATCATTCGTTGCAAATAAAATAAGTTCAAAATTTCACGTATCACCCCAGACAATTGAGACAAGGTTAAGGCGAGAGAAAACCACTTTACTAAAGTAAGAGCATAGCGGCACTGTGCACAACACCGTGTTTATTTAATTGCGGGGTTTTGTGTGCCTGTAAGCTCCCCCGAAAATAGGACAGTTTTGAATTAGACAAAAGGTCTAACTTTAAACTGTTAACTATGAAAAGAACACGATTCACCGAAGTCCAGATTTTCAACATTCTCAAGGAGTTTGATGCTGGCAAAAACATCCAGGATATTGCCCGCGATCAGGGGATTTCGAAAGCCACCATTTATAACTGGAAGGCAAAATACGGGGGCATGGAGATGAGCGAACTCAAGCGGGTTAAGGAACTTGAGGAAGAAAACCGGAAACTCAAGCAGATGTATGCCGACCTGGCCCTGGACAACAAGATGCTTAAAGATGTTTTGGGAAAAAAGTATTAAGGCCCGCTGAGAAGCGAACCCATGTAGACCATCTGAGAACGACATTTAAAGTCAGCCTCGGTCGGGCCTGTAAAGTGATGGATATCTCACGTTCGGTTTACTACTACCAAAGTAAGAAGGACGATCATGTGGTGATTGACAAACTTCAGGATTTAGCGGAGAAACGGCCTACGGAGGGTTTTGGAAAATGTACTTCAGGATACGAAAGGAAGGATTATTATGGAACCATAAACGCATCCACCGGGTGTATAAACTATTGAAATTGAATATGAAGCGAAAAGGAAAAAGAGGTTACCGGCACGCGCGCTCCAGCCCCCGGAGGCGGTTAGCCATATCAATGCAAGCTGGTCGATGGATTTTATGAGTGATTCTCTTTGTCAGGTCGTAAGTTCAGGGTGCTGAACCTGCTGGATGACTTTAACCGCGAGGCTCTGGCTATTGAAGTGGACACCTCAATGAGAGCCGAACGGGTGATACGGGTGCTGGAACAAGTCATTGGGTGGAGAGGGAAACCCAAGCGAATCAGGGTTGATAATGGGCCCGAATTCATATCAAGCAAACTTGGCTTATGGTGCGAGGAGAATGGTATCCATTTACAATTCATTCAACCAGGCAAACCTTCCCAAAATGCATACATCGAGCGTTTTAATGGGAGCTTTCGGAAGGATGTGCTTGATGCATACGTATTCGAATCGCTGACCCAGGTTAGAATCCTGGCAGACGAGTGGATGAATGATTATAACTACCACCGTCCCCATGACGCGCTAGAAGGTCGCAGTCCTGCGGACATGCTGGCAGTGGATTTATGGAAAACTCGAAACGAGTTTCCCACAAACCCACAGCCGGTTACTATGATAACAATGAATAAATTTTCTAATTTAGAGTTGTCCTAAAAAGGGGGAGCTTACAGGGTGACAGCTTTACGACCAGTATTATCCACCTGACAAGGGAGGACTTAAAAACCGTTACTAAGAAAAACGGTTGGGTTTTTAACTGGAAATTCGAATTGAACCAACCTGAGAGAGAGGTTTATAAACTAACCACGACTGAGAATCAGAATGTTATTCAGGGACTGATAAGTCTGGAGATAAAATTTGACCATGTTTACATGCACTTGGTCGAGAGTGCCCCTTTTAATAAGGGTAAAGAAAAAGTCTACGAAGGAGTTCCTGGCAATTTAGTAGCATTTGCTTGTAGACTTTCATTTCAACGCGGATTTGAAGGAAACATTTCATTCGTTTCAAAAACCCAATTAATCAATCACTACATTGACACATTAGGAGCCTTCCATGCAGGTGGACGATTAATGATTATAGAAACAAGAGCAGCTTTAAAGTTGTTGGACAAATATTTTAAAAACACGGAATTATGAGAACAAGAAAAAAAGAATTGGACGTGGACTTCATTGGTGGTGTTGGACCGTTGACAAAAGACGAAGAGAAAAGAATAAGCGAAGTAATTAAAATGCTTAAGGCCAAGAAAAGCGCGACACGTAAGCCGACAAGAAAGCTGACTACCAAGAAGAAAGTAACAGCATAGCGGCACTACTGCCAACACCAGGTTTATGCCAGCTGCGGGTGACAAGTTGAAATGTAGTTTGGTTTTATTAATTTCGTTTACTCACGTGGGACAAATTCGGCTCGAAAACCGCAGCCGTCATAAACCCAAAACGTTGTGCACCATGCGGTCGGACAAAATAATCTTACGCATCTGGTGACAACGTAAACAAGATAAATTCATCCCCGCAGACAATAACGGCAGACAAGCAATCAATTACGTTCGGGCTTCACACTGCGACCGCGCGACAATCAAGTTTCAAAATTACGTTCCGGCTTTCGGGACAGTTTGGGCTTCGGTCGACAATAACTGACTAAAACAAAATACATCGGACTCATTTACGCAGACAGTTTTACATCCAGTCGTCAAGATTTCGCTCCGCGGATAGTTTCTGGATTTCTCCCACGCGCACGTGTTGGCACCGTACAGTCTGTCTATTACGTGGGACTTAGAATAAGTTTCAAAATAAAGTTAAGGTTTGCCGACAGCATTTTATCTTTATATAACGTACGACAGACCGCACGGTGCACAACAACAAGTTTGCGCAACGGCTGGTTGACGACCAACTATTTAGTATATTTACTTTACAACGTTTGGTTTCGTGGGACAAGGAATGTTTCACTAACAGCCGATGCGCAAACTCAAACGTTGCCAGCCATTTATTTTAGATAGAGTATGTTACTACTACTTAATACCGACAGACCAGAGTACACAGAGCTCGACATCTATTTAAAGTTTGACCAATTGGACAATGGAGACGTTGTTGAATTGCTGAGCGGACTCGATCGACTTTACAATGACATAATTGGACGACCATTCAATTACTATTACCAGAGACGACCATTCTTCGACTACTTCTATCCGTTCAAGAATATTCTAGAAGTTCAAAGTATTAATACTGGACAGTCAATCAGGTTTCGATTCAAAGAGGGCTGGAAACCAAACATTAGAATAAAGAAAGGGGAACTCAAAATAGATGTCCCTAGGAAACTTGGGATTCCGATTCTTGTATTGTATTTCCTATTGGCAGGTGTTCAAAAGGTCGCTGAACTAAGAAATGACATCTTGGACAATGAATTGAAACAATTGGAGATTCAAATGAAGAAAATGGAAATCTATCGAGAAATAGAAGACCAAAGAAATTCGGACGACAAAGACGAAGATTTTGTAAGACTGCAAAGACAAGCCGACAAGACAATTGAATTTCTTTATTACAACAACTCAATAAATCACGTAGAGATTAACGGACTGACAATTAAGAGTGAGGAGAAAAAATAAACGGCTGGCAACAAAGTGTATGTGTCATTGTGGGGGACGGTGTAAATTTGTAGTTTGTGTTTCAAAATAACGTTCGGTCACGGTTGACAGTGACGGAGCAAGTCGCCAAAATCATTCCCTTCGGTCATTCATTTTGGCTCCTATCCCCACAACGTCACATACACGAACGTTAGCAGCCATTTTAAAGACAACGACAACCAACAATGACAGAATATGAAATGTGATGTGTTTAACATTTGGACAGCCTACAAGGACGACTTAAAAGGGTATATTAACAAGCGTGTTCACGACAGAGACGATGTTAATGACATACTGCAATCGGTGCTAATAAAATTTACAAAGTATTGCGAGACTAAAAATGACGTGCAAAACATTAAAGGGTGGCTCTACAGAATAACACATAACACTATCATTGACTATTTCAAACAATCAAATCGGACAGCAAAGACGGAGCTGAACGGACTTGAAGTTCAGGATTATCAAACTGACAATGAAAATATTTTTATCTGGCTTCACAACTTTATTGACAGTTTACCGACAAAGTACTCTTTGCCTTTGAGACTTTCCGACCTAGAGAGAAAACCTCAAAAAGAAATTGCTGACCAACTCGGCTTGACATTAGAAGCTACTAAATCACGAATTCAAAGAGCAAGAAGAATGTTGAGAGATAAATTTGAAGAATGTGGGATTGTTGAACACATTGAAAATCAAATGCTTTATACTATAACTAAGTCCTGTTGTCTGACATAGTCCGAAGTTTTTTTTGCATCTTTTGACATGTTTTTAAGTCTTGAAGAAACATTTAAAATTCAAGACAATGGAAGTTCAAACAAAAAAGCAATTAAGGGTTGAGCTATTTCAAGTAGAAATGCCAACCAACGGAGACAATTCCTGCACAGCTTGCGACACGGTTCAAGTTAAACTTGTGTCTGCAATTCAAGAAGTTCAAAAACTTTTTGATAAAATCGGTTGTGAAATACTCTTCAAGCACACGACAGTGAAATCACTTGAAGAAGCCGAAAAGTTCAATATCAATGCATCGCCAACGATTAGGGTAGGTCATTTTGATTTCTATCCCAATCACGTTTCAGAATGTTCGGAAGCAAGAGAATGGTTTTGGGACGATGAGACTTTAGCAGAACCAAATGAAGTAATCCTAATTCAAGTTTTGCTTAAAGGTTATTTTAGTAAGACAGAAAATACAGAGAGAAAAAAGCTCTCACCGTATATTTTGAAACACCTTACAGACAAGGAAATTCAAAAGACAAACTGCGGATGTAAATAGAGAGAAAAACGGCTGCTAACAGCGGTTTTGCGTAATGGGGGCTGACGAGCTTAATTGAACGTTAGTTCCTTTTATTTACATTTGTTCAAGGCTGACAGTTTAGTGCTTCTAATGCCCCCACTACGCAAAGCCGCAAAACGTTGTGCACCATGCGGTCGGACAAAATAATCTTACGCATCTGGTGACAACGTAAACAAGATAAATTCATCCCCGCAGACAATAACGGCAGACAAGCAATCAATTACGTTCGGGCTTCACACTGCTACCGCGCGACAATCAAGTTTCAAAATTACGTTCCGGCTTTCGGGACAGTTTGGGTTTCGGTCGACAATAACTGACTAAAACAAAATACATCGGACTCATTTACGCAGACAGTTTTACATCCAGTCGTCAAGATTTCGCTCCGCGGATAGTTTCTGGATTTCTCCCACGCGCACGTGTTGGTACCGTACAGTCTGTCTATTACGTGGGACTTAGAATAAGTTTCAAAATAAAGTTAAGATTTGCCGACAGCATTTTATCTTTATATAACGTACGACAGACCGCACGGTGCACAACAACAAGTTTGCGCAACGGCTGGTTGACGACCAATATTTAATTATCTTTACTTTACACCGTTTGGGTTCGTGGGACAAAGACTGTTTTACTAACAGCCGATGCGCAAACTCAAACGTTGTGCACCATGCGGGGACTAATTAGTCCTACGCAACCGGTGACAACGTTAACGACTAAGACGCTTTCCGCTGGACAATAACGGCTGACCTCTGTTCAATAAAGCTTTAGGTACACACTGCCAACGCGCGACAAGTGAGTTCCAAAAATACGTTTGCTGACTACGAAACAATTTCGGTCTCAACAGACAAGGGCGGACTGAAAAATAAAAAAAATGGACTCGGTTACGCGGAGAGTTTTTCAGTCGGTGGACAAGAGTTCGTTCCGCGGAGAGTGTCAGCAGCTGCCCACCCGCACGTGTTGACACCGTACGGCCTGTCTATAGCGGTTGACTTTGACCTGGCTTCAAAATGAAATCTCGGACAATGGACTCAGACTCGTATTTCTTACAACGTTCGACAGACCGCACGGTGCACAACACTGCGCATATTGCATGGCGGGGGACAATTGACTATTTCTCGAATCTCTCCTATCTTCACTCAACAACGGTGGACCTTGCGCATTTGCACAAACGCCACGCAATATGCGCCAAACGTTAGCGCCAATACGCGGACAAAAAAAATAAATGACACGTCCGCAGACAGCAACTGACTAACGTTTTCCGACACGTTAATGCAGACAATAACTCGACTTCTGACAAATGACTATTTAAAAGTTCGGTGTACGCGGACTCGCGGGTGGGTTTCAGACTTCTATACAATTGACAACGGACTCTTAATAAAAATTCAGTACCGCACGCGACACGCGCGAAACCGCCCCCCACCGTAAACAAGAGAATCGCGCGAAGCGCCAATTTTTTTTCGGTTTGGTGAAGGGAAATTTGAAAAATCGACCTTAAATAAATTTTTTCGACATTTTAACCGACACAGACTGACCAATTCCGACAACGTTTCGTAAAAGCGGAGCCAGACGCGTCCAAAAATCAGTTTCCGGTGGACTTCTTATCAGAAGTCCAAATTAAAGTAACGGTGGACGCGTACTGGCGCTAACAACAGGTTTGTGCCAGCTTGCGGGTGATGTGTGGCTATGAAGTTTTCGTTTCTTTACTTAGTTTCGTAACGGTAGACTGTTTGCAATTGGTCGGGCTTGCCATTTCGTTCCTCATTTAGCAAGCCCTCCTATCCGCAAGCCGTCACAAACCCAAAACGTTAGCGGTAAGCGTAAAGACGACATTGCACCAAACGGACATTCCAAAAACAACACGTCAGACAAAGAACTTAACAACTAAAATATAAACAACATGAGAAAAGTAATCTTAGGACTTGCCGTCAGCTTAGACGGTTTTATCGAAGGTAAAAACGGTGAATACGACTGGTGCTTTACTGATCAGGACTATGGTATGTCGGACTTCATGAGCAGAATTGACGCTGTTTTTGTAGGACGAAAGACCTATGAAATGTCGCTGGGTATGGAAGCAGACACAAGTGGAATGCCCAAAATGGAAGAGTATGTTTTTTCTAACACGCTTGACAAAGTAAAAGAGGGAGCAATTCTTGTAAATGGCGACCTGAAAACAGAAGTTGAAAAAATAAAAAAGAAAGACGGCAAAGACATTTGGCTGTTTGGTGGAGCGGGACTGACAAGCTCTTTAATGAATCTGAAACTTGTTGACGAAGTACATCTTTCTGTTCACCCGATTATACTTGGCGGAGGTAAACCACTTTTTCGGGACATAACTGACCGAATAAATCTGAAACATATTGACACGAAAACGTATTCGACAGGGCTTGTTTCAATGAAATACAGCTTGACAGATTAACTGATAAAAAAGTTCTGACAGACGAACGCCATACCGCTAACACGGGTTTTGCGTCAGGCGGGCTGACGTGCAAACTTGGAGTTGAGTGCTTCTAATGAACTTTAGTAATAAATTGAAACTTTGTGCTCCGAAATCCGCCCGAACGCAAAGCCCGAAACCGTTGCCGGCAAGCCACCCGCTCCGTAGACAAATCCGGTCAAACAGACTAAAATCCGGCTAAAAAAGGCCTTTTTAAAAGTTTCACTTTAGGACAACTCTTCCTATCTTTGCCTCGTGGACAAAAAGAAGAAACAGAGGACAATTATTTTCTATAAGACCTACTTTGACGACTTCTTCAAAGGACAAAAGCAAAAGGTTAAGGATAAAATCATTTGGACTTTTGATTTGATTGAAGAATTGCAAAGAGTACCTGAGACGTATCTCAAGCACATTGAGAATACAGACGGACTATTTGAAATAAGAGTTCAATTAGCGAGCGACATCTTTAGAATATTCTGTTTCTTCGACCAAGGACAATTGGTTGTTTTAGCCAATGGATTTCAAAAGAAAACGCAGAAGACACCGAAAAAGGAAATTGAGAAAGCACTTAAAATAAAGGAGGAGTATGAAAACGAAAAAAGGTAACATTATGACGCTTGACCAATTTAAGGACAAGCATTACGGAAAAAAGGGAACTGCCAAGCGAGACAAACTTGAAGCAGGTTATGAGAGTTTTAAAATTGGAGCTCTTCTTTATGAGGCTCGTCTCGAAAAAGGATTGACACAAGAGGAACTTGCAGAAAAAGTGGGGACAACGAAATCATATATTTCAAAGATTGAGAATAACATCAAAGAAGCTAGACTTTCGACACTTCAAAAGATAATTGAACTTGGACTTGGTGGACATTTGGAACTCTCTATTAAACTTTGACCTATTGACAAATGAGATAAGGAAGGTGGCCAGCCGGCAACACCAGGTTTATGCCAGCTGCGGGTGATGTGTTGTTATGAAGTTTAGTTTTATTAAATTCGTTTCTGCCACGTGGTGTAAGCTCCCCCTTTTTAGGACAACTCTAAATTAGAAAATTTATTCATTGTTATCATAGTAACCGGCTGTGGGTTTGTGGGAAACTCGTTTCGAGTTTTCCATAAATCCACTGCCAGCATGTCCGCAGGACTGCGACCTTCTAGCGCGTCATGGGGACGGTGGTAGTTATAATCATTCATCCACTCGTCTGCCAGGATTCTAACCTGGGTCAGCGATTCGAATACGTATGCATCAAGCACATCCTTCCGAAAGCTCCCATTAAAACGCTCGATGTATGCATTTTGGGAAGGTTTGCCTGGTTGAATGAATTGTAAATGGATACCATTCTCCTCGCACCATAAGCCAAGTTTGCTTGATATGAATTCGGGCCCATTATCAACCCTGATTCGCTTGGGTTTCCCTCTCCACCCAATGACTTGTTCCAGCACCCGTATCACCCGTTCGGCTCTCATTGAGGTGTCCACTTCAATAGCCAGAGCCTCGCGGTTAAAGTCATCCAGCAGGTTCAGCACCCTGAACTTACGACCTGACAAAAGAGAATCACTCATAAAATCCATCGACCATTTTGCATTGATATGGCTAACCGCCTCCAGGGGCTGGAGCGCGCGTGCCGGTAACCTCTTTTTCCTTTTCGCTTCATATTCAATTTCAATAGTTTATACACCCGGTGGATGCGTTTATGGTTCCATAATAATCCTTCCTTTCGTATCCTGAAGTACATTTTCCAAAACCCTCCGTAGGCCGTTTCTCCGCTAAATCCTGAAGTTTGTCAATCACCACATGATCGTCCTTCTTACTTTGGTAGTAGTAAACCGAACGTGAGATATCCATCACTTTACAGGCCCGACCGAGGCTGACTTTAAATGTCGTTCTCAGATGGTCTACATGGGTTCGCTTCTCAGCGGGCCTTAATACTTTTTTCCCAAAACATCTTTAAGCATCTTGTTGTCCAGGGCCAGGTCGGCATACATCTGCTTGAGTTTCCGGTTTTCTTCCTCAAGTTCCTTAACCCGCTTGAGTTCGCTCATCTCCATGCCCCCGTATTTTGCCTTCCAGTTATAAATGGTGGCTTTCGAAATCCCCTGATCGCGGGCAATATCCTGGATGTTTTTGCCAGCATCAAACTCCTTGAGAATGTTGAAAATCTGGACTTCGGTGAATCGTGTTCTTTTCATAGTTAACAGTTTAAAGTTAGACCTTTTGTCTAATTCAAAACTGTCCTATTTTCGGGGGAGCTTACAGTGGGACAAATACGCGCTTCGAAAGCCGCAGCCGTCATAAACCCAAAACGTTAGCGCCAATACGCGGACAAAAAAAATAAATGACACGTCCGCAGACAGCAACTGACTAACGTTTTCCGACACGTTAATGCAGACAATAACTCGACTTCTGACAGATGATTATTATGTAGTTCGGTGTACGCGGACACGCGGGAAAGTTTCGGACTCCTAAACAATTGACAACGGACTTTTTAACAAAGTTCACTGCC encodes:
- a CDS encoding helix-turn-helix transcriptional regulator, translated to MKHFHQFIKEKRMEKEVSLRQFCREAELDPSNWSKVERGLADPPRSAEILDRIANVLNFNEEEIVTMKDLALIDSIPQDLRPQENVLEKLPIFFRTVRGEKPNEEELKKLIKTIIES
- a CDS encoding HNH endonuclease, producing the protein MADFSDKQIQDVWNKGTTVENYDSVKYRKDVCGAWMQRDKYGKEETLGWEIDHVYPESKGGDETLINLRPMHWENNRSKADDFPSYTAVKTSNDTKNVDKEERKTVNDALLAELKKLYRLK
- a CDS encoding helix-turn-helix transcriptional regulator, translating into MKTKKGNIMTLDQFKDKHYGKKGTAKRDKLEAGYESFKIGALLYEARLEKGLTQEELAEKVGTTKSYISKIENNIKEARLSTLQKIIELGLGGHLELSIKL
- a CDS encoding sigma-70 family RNA polymerase sigma factor, translating into MKCDVFNIWTAYKDDLKGYINKRVHDRDDVNDILQSVLIKFTKYCETKNDVQNIKGWLYRITHNTIIDYFKQSNRTAKTELNGLEVQDYQTDNENIFIWLHNFIDSLPTKYSLPLRLSDLERKPQKEIADQLGLTLEATKSRIQRARRMLRDKFEECGIVEHIENQMLYTITKSCCLT
- a CDS encoding DUF2703 domain-containing protein encodes the protein MEVQTKKQLRVELFQVEMPTNGDNSCTACDTVQVKLVSAIQEVQKLFDKIGCEILFKHTTVKSLEEAEKFNINASPTIRVGHFDFYPNHVSECSEAREWFWDDETLAEPNEVILIQVLLKGYFSKTENTERKKLSPYILKHLTDKEIQKTNCGCK
- a CDS encoding dihydrofolate reductase encodes the protein MRKVILGLAVSLDGFIEGKNGEYDWCFTDQDYGMSDFMSRIDAVFVGRKTYEMSLGMEADTSGMPKMEEYVFSNTLDKVKEGAILVNGDLKTEVEKIKKKDGKDIWLFGGAGLTSSLMNLKLVDEVHLSVHPIILGGGKPLFRDITDRINLKHIDTKTYSTGLVSMKYSLTD
- a CDS encoding type II toxin-antitoxin system RelE/ParE family toxin, which gives rise to MDKKKKQRTIIFYKTYFDDFFKGQKQKVKDKIIWTFDLIEELQRVPETYLKHIENTDGLFEIRVQLASDIFRIFCFFDQGQLVVLANGFQKKTQKTPKKEIEKALKIKEEYENEKR
- a CDS encoding ImmA/IrrE family metallo-endopeptidase yields the protein MVFKHYSFNSIRDKADEVRSQYWKGNKIPVDIDKIIEFGFGLEVRPVAGLKSQLDIEGMLSNDLSVIFVDNNMFSDARFESRLRFTLAHELGHLILHREFYESVEFKSPEDWFKLMEGIDQADLSWYETHANEFAGRLLVPPDHLENEIKSLQEDIEKVYKKAKEQGLGEETDKWVQSFVANKISSKFHVSPQTIETRLRREKTTLLK